One genomic window of Thioclava sp. GXIMD4216 includes the following:
- a CDS encoding DUF1153 domain-containing protein, whose product MSMTMDDSIKRWTAKRKTALVIEIIQGKTTVAEASRSFDLTPSEIEGWVEDAKRGMENSLRANPLDIREQYEKQLKDLQEAYGEAMLELRARKKLQALMVRQ is encoded by the coding sequence ATGAGTATGACAATGGACGACAGCATCAAACGTTGGACGGCCAAGCGGAAGACGGCGCTGGTCATCGAGATCATTCAAGGCAAAACGACGGTGGCCGAAGCCAGCCGATCGTTCGACCTGACGCCTTCCGAGATCGAAGGCTGGGTCGAGGATGCAAAGCGGGGCATGGAGAACTCCCTGCGCGCGAACCCGCTCGACATTCGCGAGCAATACGAGAAGCAGCTGAAGGATCTGCAGGAAGCCTATGGTGAGGCGATGCTGGAACTGCGCGCTCGAAAAAAGCTGCAGGCCCTCATGGTGAGGCAGTAG